GCGGGAATCGAGAAGGCCTGCACGCAGGCGACGATGTCCTGGCCCAGCGTGTCGTCGCCGACCGGCTCGACGAGCGCGTTGCCGTAGGCCATGCCGGCCAGCAGGTACAGCGCGTCGGTGACCAGCCCTTGCGGCAGGTGGACATTGTTGTGCGAATACTGGCGCAGCAGCAGGTTGACGCGCGCGGCCAGACGCTTGCCGGTCAGGTCGGCCGGCACCAGCCCGGCGCGCAGCGCGCCGAAGGTCAGCGCAAGCACCAGCCACAGGTCGCGCTGCAGGTCGTCGCCGGTGCGGCGCGGCTCGCGCTCGAGCGCGCGGATGGCGTGCAGCAGCTTCTCCATCGGCGCATAGGCGGCCGCGACGGCGGGATCATGCTCGGCGCCGGCGGCATTCGGCAAGCGCAGCGCGGCCAGCAGCGCCAGTTCGAATTTGCGGCGCAGCCGCGACAGGCCCACCAGATCGCGCGAGGGCAGCAGCAGGGCCGGCAAGTGGCGCAGCTCATCCGCCCACAGGTCGGCGGGATGGATGCGCTCTTCGCCCAAGCGGGCGAGCACGGCCTGATAGGGCTGGAACAGGCGCAGCGGTTCCTCGGCCATGCCGGCCATCAGGTCGGTGACGTACTCCTGCAGCGCCTGTACGGCGCGGGAGAAGATGTCCAGAGTCTGCGCGTCGGCGACGAGCGTACCGGCATCGACGGCTTCCAGCAGGCGCTTGGCTGCCTGGCAGTACACATCGATGCCGCGCAGGCCGACGATCAGCAGTGCGCCGGCGGCCTGGTGCAGGTATTGGCCGGCCAGGCGCAGCGAGGTGGTGTCACGCGCCCCGAGCACTTCGGGGTTGGCCACCACATCGGCAACGTATTCGGCGAATTCGCGTACCGCGTCGTCCAGCGCGGCACGCATGTTGGGCGCAACCCAGGCCAGCGCGGACAGATCACGCGCGGGCACGGAAGACGCGGGACGCGCCGCAGAAACATCCCCGACCGCCTCGAGGGAGGCGGATTCGGGCTGGGCGGAAGATGGATGATGCATGAGGGCTTCCAAAAAGCGTGTGGCGGTTGCGTGCGATACTGCGCGCCGCGCCCGCCCGAAATCCGGGGGCGATGCCCGTCAAGCGATGCGGAAACGGGCCACCGAGTCGCGCAGCTCTTCAGCGAGTTGCGTGAGCTGGCGCACCGACTGCGCGGTCTGACGGGACCCCGTCGACGTCTGTTCCGTCATCTGCAGGATCTGCTCGATGTTCTGCGCCACGTCGGAAGCCAGCGTCGCTTCGTGCGAAGTCGTCTGCGAGATGCTTTCAATCAGTTCGGCGAGCTGGCGCGACACGCGGCCGATCTCCACCAGAGCGGCACCGGCGTTGTCCGACAGTTTGGCCCCTTCCACCACACCGGCCGTGCTGCGTTCCATTGCGTGCACCGCGTCCTGGGTGTCGGTCTGAATCGTGCGGATCAGCGCACCGATCTGCTTGGCTGCCTCGGCGGAACGTTCTGCCAGACGCTGCACTTCCTCTGCCACCACGGAGAAGCCGCGGCCGGCTTCGCCAGCGGAGGCGGCCTGGATGGCTGCGTTCAGTGCCAGCACGTTGGTCTGCTCGGTAATGTCCGAGATCAGCTCCACGATTTCACCGATCTCCTGCGACGATTCGCCCAGGCGCTTGATCCGCTTGGAGGTGTCCTGAATCTGGTCGCGGATGTCGTTCATGCCCGTGATCGCGTTCTGCACGGCCTGCTGACCCTGCTCGGCGGCGGCCAGCGAGGCGCGCGCCACGTTCGCGGATTCGGCTGCGCCGCGCGAGACCTGCGTAATGCGGTCGGCCATCTCCACCACTGACTGGCCGGTCTGGCGGATCTGGCGGGACTGTTCTTCGGAGGCGAGCACCAGCTTGTCGGAGGTGGTCTGCACCGCCGACGATGCCTGCGTCACCTGTTCGGCGGTCTGCTGCACCCGGCCGACCAGTTCGCGCAGTTCTTCCACGGTGTAGTTCACCGAGTCGGCGATCGCGCCCGTAATGTCTTCCGACACGGTGGCCTGCTTGGTCAAGTCACCGTCTGCGATGTCCTGCAGTTCGTTCATCAGACGCAGAATAGCGGCCTGGGTGGCGTCGTTGTTGCGCTTTTCCACCATCCGGCGCTCTTCGGCTTCACGCTGGCGCGCTTCTGCTTCCATTGCACGCACACGCGAGTCGCGCAGGTACAGGGCCGCCAGACCGGCCAGGCAGGCCACCGTCAGGATGGCCGACAGCACCACTGCGCCAAGGGTCAGCGGACGGCTGCGCACGCTGCCCGAATAGGCCGATTGCAGGTCCGACAGGTCGGCGCGCAGCTTTTCGTTGTCGTTGAAGATCTGCTGCTGGGCGCGCTTGGCGGCGATCAGGCCCGGCAAGTTCTCCAGAATGATCTGCGTGGTGTTCTGCACGTTGTCGAAACGGGTCGACAGCTCTTGCAGGTAGCCCTTGGTTTCCGGATCGGTGGCGGCTGTCAGGCGCAGCGCTTCCGAGCCGTTGAGCAGGCCGTTCAGGGTTTCGCGGAAGGTGTTGGTGTCCTTGCCCAGCAGGAACGCGGTTTCCGGGTTGACGCCTTCGCCAGCCAGGAACTCGTTCATGTTCTTACCCAGACGCTGCGTCAGCATCACCAACTGCGACGATGCGGCCACTTCACGCGCCGGCGCGTTGGTCTGCAGCTTCATCGACGAGATCTGCTCGGCTTCTTCCAGCAGTTCCGGGTTGGAAGCGTTGAACACGTTCAGCGTCTTACCCACCGCCACCAGGGTCTTCTCCTGGGCCAGCACCGCCTGGGCGCTCTTCTCGCTGCGCTTCCACTCTTCGATGGACTTGTCGAGCAGCGCCTTTGCTTCGCCGCCGGCCGTGGCACTCAGGCCGCGGTCCGCGGCGCCGGTCTTCAGCGCTTCGAGGTTGCTCTGCAGGCGAGCGCGGCTTTCCTTGAGCTGGGTGAAGGCGTTCTCGTTACCCAGCAGTGCCACCGGCACCGCCTTGGCCAGACGCTGCGAGTGCATCAGCGTGTCACCGGCGATTTCGATCTGCAGCGAGCCGTTGTTGGCTTGCCGGTTATCGAAGTAGATCGAGGCCAGCAGTGCCACCAGGCCGATCAGCAGGCCGACCGTGAACACACGCTGCTGGGCTACGAACGGCACCCGCCCGATCCAGCCGACCACGGTATCGATCGGGCCATGGCTGAGCTGCGACGGCGGACCGGCAGGATCGATCTCGTCCAATTGGGCGTTCTCCAACTGCACAGCCGCCACCCCGGCGCCTTCCGCTGCAACTTCCGGCGCCCCAGCCTCACCCCCGGCACGGCGACCCGCGTTGAACCACTTGAACCCCATAGGACCCTCTTGTCTTGTCGACGCCGCCTTGTCGAGAGTGGCGGCATGGATTTCCCATCCGCGGCCGCGCTTGTGTCATCAGCGAGGTCCGCACCTTCCAGCGGCAGCTGCGGCCCATCCCCTTGCCGTGCCGCATGCCGCTGTCTTGCTCTTGAGCGCCGCCGCTCCCGTTGCGGCGGCGCCCGTGTTGTTCTTCGTTGCCGGGCCCGCCATGCGAGGCCCGGTGTCCCGCCTTGGTGCCGGCGCGCTCAGGTGCGGCTGCGGCCCACTTGCAGGAATGCGGGATCGGTCAGCAGTCGGCGCACGCTCAGTTCGCGCCACAGCGTGCCCTGCGCATCGCGCCAAGCGCGGCCCTGCCACGGCCAGCCCTCTTCCTGCACGGCTTCTACGGCCTGCAGGTCGGACAGGCTGCGCAGGCCCGCCACGCGGGGCACCAGGATCGCGCAGGCGCGCTGCGGATCCTTGGACAGCACCACCATCTTGGCGCCCACACCACCCGCCGTCGGCGCCTCGCCGGAGAACAGCGCGAAATCGATCACGCCCAGCAAGGTCCCGCGCGCATTCACGAGACCGAGATACCACGGCTGCGTCAGCGGCACGCGCGCAGGCGGCTGATAGTCCAGCACTTCGCCGGCGTCGCTGAGCGACAGCAGCCAGTGACGGTCGCCGATCTGCACGCCCAGGAAACTGTCCATCGACGCCTTGGCCCGCGCCTCTTCCAGGCGGCGGGCCAGCATCGCCTGGTATTCATGCAGTCGCTGGCGGGAAGTCAGGTTGGTGCGCGTCTCGCTCATGTCCGATGCGGTCGTTGCGCGCCGTCAGGCGTCGCGCGGGTTAAACATCTGCGCGCGATTATTGCGGCAGCTTGGCGATCTTTTCGAGCAGTTCTTCTGCCTTGACCGGCTTGACGATGTAGTCCGACGCGCCCTGGCGCATGCCCCACACGCGGTCGGTCTCCAGGCCCTTGGTGGTGCAGATGATCACCGGGATGTCCTTGAAGCGATCGTCCTTCTTGATCGCGCGGGTGGCCTGATAGCCGTTCTGGCCGGGCATCACCACGTCCATCAGGACCAGGTCGAAAGGCTCGCCTTCCAGCTTGGCCATGGCCTGGTCGCTGTCGGCCGCGACCGACACCTTGAAACCGTTCTTGCTCAGGATTTCCGACAGGAACAGCGCTTCGGTGGGGGAGTCATCAACCACCAGAATCTTTTTGATTGCCATACAAACAGTCCTTCTTTCTAAAGAGGTGCCGTCATTGCGCGGCGCCAGCGGCTGCCGGCAGATGCGCCTGGACCGCCTCCAGCAGCGCTTCCCGCGAGAAAGGCTTGGCAAGATGGTCCACCGCCCCGACCAGCTTACCGCGCGCACGGTCGAACACCCCGTCGCGCGACGACAGCATCACCACGGGCGTGGCATGAAACTTCGGGCTTTTCTTGATCAGTGAGCAGGTCAGGTAACCGTCCAGCTTGGGCATCAGGATGTCGCAGAAGACGATGTCCGGCTTGAAGTCACCCAGCTTGGCCAGCGCATCGAACCCGTCTTCGGCCAGCACGACCTGACAATCGACCTTCGACAGGAAAATCTGCGCGGTACGGCGAATAGTACTGGAGTCGTCGATCACCAGCACTTTACGGCCGGCAAGCGAACTCGCCAGCGGTTGGGAATTGTTCGGTTGTTCCACCCGCGCGGATTGCATCATGTTCTCGCGTTGCGCGACCACGGGTCGCCACGATATTCCGACCGGATGGAACGCGGCAAATCGCCGCGCAGCATAGGCCAGAGGCCACGCTGACGACGACTTCAAAACTACGCCCCCCGGCCCGCTTATGAAGTTGTGAAGCTCAGAATGGGTCGAAGTGTGACAAGTCACCTATTCGCCGTCAATGGCGTCGCGCCGGAGCGCACCGCCTGTGGCATGGAAGCGACGAGAATTTCATGGAATCGTCATTTCCTGCTATTTCGCTGTCGGCGCGAGGGTGACCGCCCACTTGTCTAATTGACCGGTTAGATCTGCACCATCTCGAAGTCTTCCTTGCGCGCGCCGCACTCGGGGCACGTCCAGTTGATGGGCACGTCTTCCCATTTGGTGCCGGGCGCGATGCCGTCGTCCGGCGCGCCTTGTTCTTCGTCGTAGATCCAGCCGCAAATCAGGCACATCCACGTCTTATATTCAATCTGCTGTTCCATAGAGCAAAGCTTTGGTGGGTCCGTCTATTAAAATGGCAGGCCAGATGGTACCGAATCGCGCCCGCCCGCGCCAGAAAAAGCGCCGCGCGGGCGTTCTGTTTGACTGCAAGCTGCGGCCAACACGCGGCTTCTACGGCAAATCGACCAACAACTCCAACCAACCATGCCCGCGCCCAGGCCCGCGCGGCGCACCTTCCTGCCACGATCGTCCATGTCCAGCCCATCCCGCAGTGCCGCCCTGTTTGAACGCGCCCAGAAAACCATCCCCGGCGGCGTGAACTCGCCGGTGCGGGCCTTCCGCTCGGTCGGCGGCACACCGCGCTTCATTGCCAAGGCGGCCGGCCCCTATCTGTGGGATGCCGACGGCGTGCGCTACATCGACTACGTCGGCTCCTGGGGCCCGATGATCGCCGGCCACGCGCACCCGGACGTGGTGCGCGCCGTCCAGCAGGCCGCCGCCGACAGCTTCTCCTTCGGCGCGCCCACCGAAGCCGAGGTGGTGATGGCCGAAACCCTCTGCCAATTGGTGCCCTCCATCGAGCAGGTCCGGCTGGTGTCGTCCGGGACCGAGGCGACGATGAGCGCGCTGCGCCTGGCACGCGGCTTCACCGGCCGCGATCTCATCGTGAAATTCGAGGGCTGCTACCACGGGCACGCCGACAGCCTGCTGGTCAAGGCCGGCTCGGGCCTGCTGACCTTCGCCGACACCACGCAGAACGCGCCCTCCTCGGCCGGCGTGCCGGAAGACGTGGTCAAGCACACCATGGTCCTGCCGTACAACGATGTCGACGCCCTGCGCGAGGCGTTTGCCCGCCACGGCGGGGAGATTGCCGCCGTCATCGTCGAACCGGTGGCCGGCAACATGAACCTGGTGCGCGCCACGGCCGCGTTCCTGCAGACGATGCGCGCGCTGTGCACCGAGCACGGCGCGGTGCTGATCTTCGACGAAGTGATGACGGGCTTCCGGGTGGCGCTGGGCTGCGCGCAGGCGCTGTACGGTATCACCCCGGATCTGACCTGCCTGGGCAAAGTGATCGGCGGCGGCATGCCGGCGGCGGCCTTCGGCGGCCGGCGCGACATCATGGGCTTCCTGGCGCCGCTGGGCGGCGTGTACCAGGCCGGCACCCTGTCGGGCAATCCGCTGGCGGTGGCCGCCGGCGTGACCACGCTGCGGCTGATCGCGCAGGACGGCTTCCACGACCGCCTGGCCGCGCAGACGCGCAAGCTGGTCGACGGACTCGCAGGAATCGCGCGCGATGCCGGCGTCCCGTTTGCGGCGGACAGCGTGGGCGGCATGTTCGGCATCTACTTCCGAGAAGGCGTGCCGACCAGCTTTGCCGAAGTCACGCAGAGCGACGTGGGACGCTTCAACGCATTCTTCCACGCGATGCTGGCTGAAGGGGTCTACTTGGCGCCGTCCGCCTTCGAGGCGGGGTTCGTGTCGTCGACGCATAACGATGCGGTGCTGGAGGCGACGTTCGAAGCGGCCCGGCGGGCGTTCAAGGCGGTTTGAGTGTTGGAGCCTTGGGGGCCATCCCGGCCCCCTACCAGGGCCGCCTAGGGAAAGGGCAGAGCAAACAATCGAACAACGAGCCGGACCTCCAAGGCCAGCCTTGGCGCTCGCCTGCGCTCTCCGTTGGTTTGGCCGTTCCTGCCCTAGATGGCGCCTTGAATTTTTGTGACGTGGAGGAAAAAGGAAAGGGGCCCGTCTGAGCGCAGCGAGTTTGCCCCCTTCCCCTCCCCGTCACAGAAATTCAAGGAGGGGGTCGCCATCTCGGGCGCGCCTTTCTTTGCTGACTTTCTTTGGCAAGACAAAGAAAGTGAGTCGGCCCCGGCAGGGGACGAAACAGGGAGTGGACCACCAACACCCAAACCCATTCCCCACAAAAAATCAAACCAGCGCCACCGCCTCCACCAACGCTGCCAACAACACATCGGACGCCACCGTCATCGGCGCGCGCAACACATTCCGCACCCGCCCTTGCGCCGCCAGCCAGGCTTTCAACGGCCCCGGATTGGTCGCGGCGAACAGCAGGCGGATCACCGGCGCCAGCGCATGATGCAGGCACCGTGCGTCGTCCAGCCGCTGCTCGCGGATCGCCCGGGCCATCTCCACGAACAATGCGGTGCGCACATGCGCGGCGGCAATGATCGCGCCGGCCCCGCCCAGGCACAGCGTACCGAACGCCTGCGCGTCTTCGCCGGCCAGCACTTGCAGGCGGCTGTCGGCGATCAGGCGCTGGGTCTTGTCGGCGTCGCCGCCGCAATCCTTGATGCCGTGGATGTTGGGGTGCCCGGCAAGCGTCAGCAGGGTCTCGGTCGTCAGGGGCGCACCGGTGCGATAGGGAATGTCGTACAGCAGCAGCGGCACGGGCGAGGCATCGGCGAGCGCGGTGAAATATTCCAGCAGGCCCGCCTGGGATGGACGGATATACGACGGCGCGGGCACCAGGAAGGCCGCGGGATGGTGCCCGGCGAGCCGCAGCATGCGCTCGCGCACCGGCGCCAGCGCGCTGCCCGAGAGCCCCATCACCACCGGCAGGCCATCCGCCGCCGCGCGCACGGTACCGAAGACATCGGCCTGTTCCTGATCGGTCAGCGCCGCGGCTTCGCCGGTGCTGCCGCAGGCGACGAAGCCGGCGATGCCCTCGGCACGATAGTGCGAGACCAGGGCGTACAGCGCGCCATGGTCCACCGAGCGCGCCGCATCGTCGAGAAACGGGGTGACGATGGGCACCCAGATGCCGGCATAGGAAGGCCGTCCCCGGGTGGGCGCGGGCGTGGATACGGGCGGGTGTTCAAGCATGACGACTCCTGGACGAATCACGACCGATCAAGAACCGTCAGGAGGATGGCCCCGCCGTGCGGGGGAAGAGGTCAACCGTGCCGGCTGGCCGCTGTTCCGTCGCTCATCTGACGGAACAGCGCTCCGGTCAGACGAGCGGCTGTTTGGAGGCTTTTTGGGTGCACGCGCGCGCCGATGCGGCCGGCCGGGGCCGGGCCTGAACGATGCGGATCGACGGGGAAAGCAGTGCGGCGCGCATGGCAATCGGCAAGAACGTCCGCATACCCTAATGGGCATGCGCCGGGACCGTCAAGCGTTAAGCTAGCGCTGTATCTCACTTCTGACGGAACACCGTGAGACGATGTCGGTCTCATGCCACATCGATTGTCCGACCCGAGGTCTCCATGATTTCTGCCCCGAGCTTCCGTCCGATGCGCTTCTCCGTGCTGCGCCGGCTGGCCATGGCGCTGGCCGTGCTGGCCGCGCCGCTTCTGTCCGCATGCGGCTACAACGACTTCCAGGCCAAGGACGAAGCGACCAAGGCCGCCTGGGCCGAAGTGGTCAACCAGTACCAGCGCCGCGCCGACCTGATCCCCAACCTGGTCAACACCGTCAAGGGTTATGCCTCGCATGAGCGCGAGACGCTGGAAGCCGTGACGCGCGCCCGCGCCGCCGCCACCAGCATCCAGGTCACGCCCGAGACGCTCAAGGACCCGGCGGCGTTCCAGAAATTCCAGCAGGCCCAGGGCGAGCTCTCCAGCGCGCTGTCGCGGCTGATGGCGGTGTCGGAGAACTATCCGCAGCTCAAGGCCGATGCGTCGTTCCGCGACCTTCAGTCGCAGCTGGAGGGGACCGAAAACCGGATCACCGTGGCGCGCCAGCGCTATATCCGCTCGGTGCAGGACTACAACGTGCTGGCCCGCAGCTTCCCGACCAACCTGACGGCCAAGGTGATGGGCTACGAGGTCAAGCCCAGCTTCACGGTGGAGAACGAGAAAGGCATCTCGACCGCGCCGGCCGTGAAATTCTGAACGCCTGACACCATGCCGCTCCGCATGCGCACCCTGCTGGCCAGCCTCGTGATGGTGATGCTGTGGCTGGCCGCCGCCTGGCCCGCGCATGCGCAGGCCGACCTGGCCGCCGTGCCGCCGCTGGCTGCCCGCGTGACCGACCTGACCGGCACGCTGACGGCACAGCAGCGCGGTGCGCTCGAGCAGGTGCTGGCCGACTACGAGCAGCAGCGCGGCAGCCAGATCTTCGTGTTGATGGTGTCCTCCACCGCGCCCGAGCCGATCGAGGCGTACGGCATCCGCGTGGCGGAGGCCTGGAAGGCTGGCCGCAAAGGTGTGGACGACGGTGCCATCGTGCTGATCGCCAAGGACAACCCGGCTTCGCTGCGCAAGATGCGCATCGAGGTCGGGCGCGGGCTGGAGGGGTCGCTGACGGATGCGCAGTCCAAGCGCATCCTGCAGGACGTGATGGCGCCGCACTTCCGCCAGGGCGATTTCTACGGCGGACTGTCGGCGGGCATCTCGGCCATCGAGACCATCATCGCGCAGGAGAACCTGCCGCCGGCCGAACGCGGCCGGGCGCAGCGCACCGGATCCGGCATCGGCGCCTGGCTGCCGGTGCTGTTTCCGCTGGCCATCATCGTGTTCTTCGTGCTGAGCGCGGCGATGCGCTCGGGCGGCCGCGTCACGGGCAGCCTGCCGGGCCGGCCCGGCTCGCGGGTGATGATGGGCAACCGCGGCTGGGGGCCGGGTGCCATCGGCGGGTTCGGTGGCGGACTCGGCGGCGGCTGGGGACGCGGCGGCGGCGATGGCGGCGGCGGCTTCGGTGGAGGCGGCGGTGGCGATTTCGGCGGCGGCGGCGCCTCCGGCAACTGGTAACCGGCGAGCGCGACCATGACCTCCCCCCGACACCATCGCGGCGCCCGCCGCGCCCTGCGCCACTTGGCGACGACCACCGCGCACGCGCGCCGCGCCTTTTCGCCGTCCGACCTGCAGCGGCTGGAAGCCGCCGTGCGCGAGGGCGAGCAGCGGCATCGCGGCGAAGTGCGCGTCGTCATCGAAGCCTCGCTGCCGGTGCGCGACGCGTGGGCCGGCGTGACGCCGCGCCAGCGCGCCCGCACGCTGTTCGGCCTGCTGGAGGTGTGGAACACGCATGAGCATGTCGGCGTGCTCCTCTATCTCAACCTGGCCGATCACGCTGTCGAGATCCTGGCCGACCGGGGCATCGCCGCGCGCGTCGAGCCGCACATGTGGCGCGGCATCTGCGAGACCATCACGCACGGTTTCGCCCAGCGCGTCGCCATCGGGCCGGTACTCGAGGCGCTGGAGCAGATCCACGCGGTGCTCGCCGCACATTTCCCTTCCGACGGCGCGCCGCGCGCCAACGAACTCGCCGACAAGCCGTTCGTGCTCTGACGGCGCCCGCGAACCTGCGTGGGCGTCGATCCACATCCCCCGATCGATGTTTCATCGCTGCAACCATTTCGGACGGTTTTTCGCTGCCTGGGCCGTCAACTGGCGCCCTAATCCATTTGGGGGACCGCGCGCGGCGGCGGCATCGTGCATCGGCCTCAGCGGCCGGTTTGGCTGTAGCCCAGCCAGCCGAGCCGGTGCTCGGCCGTTCCCGTGAAAGCGGCCCGCGCCTGACCGGCGCCGGGCCCCCTTTCCCACGGCTTTCCGCCCCGACAACCCGCCTGCCATTTCACGGATGCAGCAACTCCGTGGGGGTGCGCGTCGTGCGGGCTTTCCCTTGGTTGGTGCGATGCACAAGGCCAATGCTGCACTTCTTGTTCTTCGTTTGCGCAAATGACACGGGTGTGATCGTT
The sequence above is drawn from the Ralstonia solanacearum K60 genome and encodes:
- a CDS encoding methyl-accepting chemotaxis protein, encoding MGFKWFNAGRRAGGEAGAPEVAAEGAGVAAVQLENAQLDEIDPAGPPSQLSHGPIDTVVGWIGRVPFVAQQRVFTVGLLIGLVALLASIYFDNRQANNGSLQIEIAGDTLMHSQRLAKAVPVALLGNENAFTQLKESRARLQSNLEALKTGAADRGLSATAGGEAKALLDKSIEEWKRSEKSAQAVLAQEKTLVAVGKTLNVFNASNPELLEEAEQISSMKLQTNAPAREVAASSQLVMLTQRLGKNMNEFLAGEGVNPETAFLLGKDTNTFRETLNGLLNGSEALRLTAATDPETKGYLQELSTRFDNVQNTTQIILENLPGLIAAKRAQQQIFNDNEKLRADLSDLQSAYSGSVRSRPLTLGAVVLSAILTVACLAGLAALYLRDSRVRAMEAEARQREAEERRMVEKRNNDATQAAILRLMNELQDIADGDLTKQATVSEDITGAIADSVNYTVEELRELVGRVQQTAEQVTQASSAVQTTSDKLVLASEEQSRQIRQTGQSVVEMADRITQVSRGAAESANVARASLAAAEQGQQAVQNAITGMNDIRDQIQDTSKRIKRLGESSQEIGEIVELISDITEQTNVLALNAAIQAASAGEAGRGFSVVAEEVQRLAERSAEAAKQIGALIRTIQTDTQDAVHAMERSTAGVVEGAKLSDNAGAALVEIGRVSRQLAELIESISQTTSHEATLASDVAQNIEQILQMTEQTSTGSRQTAQSVRQLTQLAEELRDSVARFRIA
- a CDS encoding chemotaxis protein CheW; translated protein: MSETRTNLTSRQRLHEYQAMLARRLEEARAKASMDSFLGVQIGDRHWLLSLSDAGEVLDYQPPARVPLTQPWYLGLVNARGTLLGVIDFALFSGEAPTAGGVGAKMVVLSKDPQRACAILVPRVAGLRSLSDLQAVEAVQEEGWPWQGRAWRDAQGTLWRELSVRRLLTDPAFLQVGRSRT
- a CDS encoding response regulator, translating into MAIKKILVVDDSPTEALFLSEILSKNGFKVSVAADSDQAMAKLEGEPFDLVLMDVVMPGQNGYQATRAIKKDDRFKDIPVIICTTKGLETDRVWGMRQGASDYIVKPVKAEELLEKIAKLPQ
- a CDS encoding response regulator, which translates into the protein MQSARVEQPNNSQPLASSLAGRKVLVIDDSSTIRRTAQIFLSKVDCQVVLAEDGFDALAKLGDFKPDIVFCDILMPKLDGYLTCSLIKKSPKFHATPVVMLSSRDGVFDRARGKLVGAVDHLAKPFSREALLEAVQAHLPAAAGAAQ
- a CDS encoding rubredoxin, producing the protein MEQQIEYKTWMCLICGWIYDEEQGAPDDGIAPGTKWEDVPINWTCPECGARKEDFEMVQI
- the hemL gene encoding glutamate-1-semialdehyde 2,1-aminomutase yields the protein MSSPSRSAALFERAQKTIPGGVNSPVRAFRSVGGTPRFIAKAAGPYLWDADGVRYIDYVGSWGPMIAGHAHPDVVRAVQQAAADSFSFGAPTEAEVVMAETLCQLVPSIEQVRLVSSGTEATMSALRLARGFTGRDLIVKFEGCYHGHADSLLVKAGSGLLTFADTTQNAPSSAGVPEDVVKHTMVLPYNDVDALREAFARHGGEIAAVIVEPVAGNMNLVRATAAFLQTMRALCTEHGAVLIFDEVMTGFRVALGCAQALYGITPDLTCLGKVIGGGMPAAAFGGRRDIMGFLAPLGGVYQAGTLSGNPLAVAAGVTTLRLIAQDGFHDRLAAQTRKLVDGLAGIARDAGVPFAADSVGGMFGIYFREGVPTSFAEVTQSDVGRFNAFFHAMLAEGVYLAPSAFEAGFVSSTHNDAVLEATFEAARRAFKAV
- the dapA gene encoding 4-hydroxy-tetrahydrodipicolinate synthase yields the protein MLEHPPVSTPAPTRGRPSYAGIWVPIVTPFLDDAARSVDHGALYALVSHYRAEGIAGFVACGSTGEAAALTDQEQADVFGTVRAAADGLPVVMGLSGSALAPVRERMLRLAGHHPAAFLVPAPSYIRPSQAGLLEYFTALADASPVPLLLYDIPYRTGAPLTTETLLTLAGHPNIHGIKDCGGDADKTQRLIADSRLQVLAGEDAQAFGTLCLGGAGAIIAAAHVRTALFVEMARAIREQRLDDARCLHHALAPVIRLLFAATNPGPLKAWLAAQGRVRNVLRAPMTVASDVLLAALVEAVALV
- a CDS encoding LemA family protein, with translation MISAPSFRPMRFSVLRRLAMALAVLAAPLLSACGYNDFQAKDEATKAAWAEVVNQYQRRADLIPNLVNTVKGYASHERETLEAVTRARAAATSIQVTPETLKDPAAFQKFQQAQGELSSALSRLMAVSENYPQLKADASFRDLQSQLEGTENRITVARQRYIRSVQDYNVLARSFPTNLTAKVMGYEVKPSFTVENEKGISTAPAVKF
- a CDS encoding TPM domain-containing protein, with product MPLRMRTLLASLVMVMLWLAAAWPAHAQADLAAVPPLAARVTDLTGTLTAQQRGALEQVLADYEQQRGSQIFVLMVSSTAPEPIEAYGIRVAEAWKAGRKGVDDGAIVLIAKDNPASLRKMRIEVGRGLEGSLTDAQSKRILQDVMAPHFRQGDFYGGLSAGISAIETIIAQENLPPAERGRAQRTGSGIGAWLPVLFPLAIIVFFVLSAAMRSGGRVTGSLPGRPGSRVMMGNRGWGPGAIGGFGGGLGGGWGRGGGDGGGGFGGGGGGDFGGGGASGNW
- a CDS encoding TPM domain-containing protein, producing the protein MTSPRHHRGARRALRHLATTTAHARRAFSPSDLQRLEAAVREGEQRHRGEVRVVIEASLPVRDAWAGVTPRQRARTLFGLLEVWNTHEHVGVLLYLNLADHAVEILADRGIAARVEPHMWRGICETITHGFAQRVAIGPVLEALEQIHAVLAAHFPSDGAPRANELADKPFVL